From Candidatus Falkowbacteria bacterium, a single genomic window includes:
- a CDS encoding AAA domain-containing protein, with protein MDSEKKYIICPACGGSGKQKFGLACAECGGRGVGLAERGHFFYWGLRLGQITIGLGYVREKIDRVINLAAIFIGLVGLAAFGWWFYDNAEYALMPENLPFWFEQHPLLLIFWIGTIAWMFSYYRISEEPVMKPRIARLKADEPPLPIVGWDDAIRHLKGKAQVDVVKGYSMKAIEAVEAAYSLARQYDHEQVTILHLFHALIQDENVGAIFSRLNIDENRLTKKFKNQLALLPKSQGNALSLSKEVRQALIEGYLEAHDLGQLRVKPFNLLVASLKLNNVVEEILYEQEIDNDKLSNTVQWFRINERLVEAYKEYRHMARFKPASNMDKAYTSVATPFLNNFARDLTLAAKWFKLEFCVSREKETEEIFGAFESGKNGVLLVGDLGVGKNAIVHGLAQLMVREQVPKYLQDKRLLELDVSRLVSGANPAEAQERLLTCLDEITRAGNIILYINNIETISGITSGGEQSLDLTDVLVSAIQQHRLFCLATVTKENYLRAVEGRPIGNSFGKVTVAEPEHNQAIIMLESKVGYLEGGYKVYFTYSALDEAVNLTSKYVHDRFLPAKAIDVLEAVAVKISKSKSDRVITRETVDLHMSEITGIPLTKVGMNEGKELMTLENRIHEHMIDQVEAVDMVAASLRRARAQLNEGKRPIANFLFLGPTGVGKTELAKTVAKVYFGNEKYMIRLDMSEYQAQDSIVKMIGDQSNKGYLTEAVRQSPFSILLLDEFEKAHPDILNLFLQVMDDGRLTDGQGHTIDFTNCILIATSNAGALYIQEQIRKGTPVEQIKEVLINEQLNKIMRPELINRFDGVIVFKPLSQNDVVEITKLLLRKIEKNLKEKGIRMRMDEQGIALLAQAGFDPKFGARPLRRLLQDRIENVIANKILSSEVKRRDTIVIDDQGEVSVEAAPKI; from the coding sequence ATGGACTCAGAAAAAAAATATATCATCTGCCCGGCGTGCGGCGGTTCAGGCAAACAGAAATTCGGACTCGCTTGCGCCGAATGCGGCGGGCGTGGCGTCGGCTTGGCTGAACGCGGCCATTTTTTTTATTGGGGGTTGCGCCTCGGACAGATTACCATTGGCCTGGGCTATGTCCGGGAGAAGATCGACCGGGTCATCAATTTGGCCGCCATCTTTATCGGGCTGGTCGGGTTGGCTGCTTTCGGCTGGTGGTTCTATGATAATGCCGAATATGCTTTGATGCCGGAGAATCTGCCGTTCTGGTTCGAGCAGCATCCGCTGCTTCTTATTTTTTGGATCGGCACCATAGCTTGGATGTTTTCTTATTATCGTATCAGTGAAGAGCCAGTTATGAAGCCCAGGATCGCCAGACTGAAGGCGGACGAGCCGCCTTTGCCGATTGTCGGCTGGGATGACGCCATCCGGCACCTCAAGGGCAAGGCGCAGGTCGATGTGGTCAAGGGTTACAGCATGAAAGCCATCGAGGCCGTCGAAGCAGCCTATTCGTTGGCCCGTCAATACGACCACGAGCAGGTCACGATCCTGCATCTTTTTCACGCCTTGATCCAGGACGAGAACGTCGGCGCAATATTCTCGCGTCTAAATATTGACGAGAACCGTTTGACCAAGAAATTCAAGAATCAGCTGGCGCTGCTGCCAAAATCACAGGGGAATGCTTTGTCGCTGTCCAAGGAGGTGCGCCAGGCCTTGATTGAAGGCTATCTTGAGGCGCACGACCTCGGGCAGTTGAGGGTCAAGCCATTCAATCTCTTGGTCGCTTCGCTCAAGCTCAACAATGTGGTCGAAGAGATCCTTTATGAGCAGGAGATAGATAATGACAAGCTTTCAAATACTGTCCAGTGGTTCAGGATAAATGAGCGCCTGGTCGAAGCATATAAGGAATACCGTCACATGGCCCGTTTCAAGCCGGCCTCCAATATGGATAAGGCCTATACTTCGGTGGCCACGCCTTTTCTGAACAACTTCGCCCGCGACCTGACCCTGGCCGCCAAATGGTTCAAGCTCGAATTCTGCGTCTCTCGTGAAAAGGAGACCGAAGAGATCTTCGGCGCGTTCGAATCGGGCAAGAACGGCGTATTGCTGGTCGGCGACCTCGGGGTGGGCAAGAACGCCATAGTTCACGGCCTGGCCCAGCTGATGGTCAGGGAACAGGTTCCGAAGTATCTCCAGGACAAGCGCCTCTTGGAGCTGGACGTCAGCCGTCTCGTCTCCGGCGCCAACCCGGCCGAGGCGCAGGAGCGGCTCCTGACTTGCCTCGACGAAATCACCCGCGCTGGCAACATCATCCTCTATATCAATAATATTGAAACCATTTCCGGGATCACTTCGGGCGGCGAGCAGAGCTTGGACCTGACTGACGTTCTGGTCAGCGCCATCCAGCAGCATCGGCTGTTCTGTTTGGCGACGGTGACGAAGGAAAATTATCTCCGTGCCGTCGAAGGCCGGCCGATCGGCAACTCGTTCGGCAAGGTGACTGTGGCCGAGCCGGAACACAATCAGGCGATCATCATGCTTGAGAGCAAGGTCGGCTATCTGGAAGGAGGCTACAAAGTTTACTTCACTTACAGCGCCCTGGATGAGGCGGTCAATCTGACCAGCAAGTATGTCCATGACCGCTTTTTGCCGGCCAAAGCCATTGATGTCCTCGAAGCGGTCGCGGTCAAGATATCGAAGAGCAAGAGCGACCGCGTCATCACGCGCGAAACCGTCGACCTGCACATGAGCGAGATTACCGGCATTCCTCTGACCAAGGTCGGCATGAATGAAGGCAAGGAACTCATGACTTTAGAGAACAGGATCCACGAACACATGATCGACCAGGTCGAGGCAGTCGATATGGTCGCAGCCAGTCTCCGCCGCGCCCGTGCCCAGCTGAACGAGGGCAAGCGGCCGATTGCCAATTTTCTCTTTCTCGGTCCGACCGGCGTCGGCAAGACCGAGCTGGCCAAGACCGTGGCTAAAGTCTATTTCGGCAACGAGAAATACATGATCCGCCTGGACATGAGCGAATACCAAGCCCAGGACTCGATCGTCAAGATGATCGGCGACCAGAGCAATAAGGGTTATCTGACCGAGGCCGTACGCCAATCGCCTTTTTCCATCTTGCTGCTGGACGAGTTTGAAAAAGCCCATCCCGATATCTTGAATCTTTTCTTGCAGGTTATGGATGACGGCCGCCTGACTGATGGGCAGGGCCATACTATCGACTTCACAAATTGTATCCTTATCGCTACCTCCAATGCCGGGGCGCTGTATATCCAGGAGCAGATCCGCAAAGGCACGCCAGTCGAGCAGATCAAAGAGGTTCTGATCAACGAGCAGCTGAACAAGATCATGCGTCCAGAATTGATCAACCGTTTTGACGGCGTCATCGTCTTCAAGCCATTGTCACAGAACGATGTTGTCGAGATCACCAAACTGCTTTTGCGCAAGATCGAAAAGAACTTGAAGGAAAAAGGCATCCGCATGCGGATGGACGAGCAGGGCATCGCCCTTTTGGCTCAAGCCGGCTTCGATCCGAAGTTCGGTGCCCGTCCGTTGCGCCGGCTCTTGCAGGATCGCATCGAGAACGTCATCGCCAACAAGATATTGTCGAGCGAGGTCAAGCGCCGGGATACGATAGTTATCGACGACCAGGGAGAAGTATCGGTCGAAGCGGCACCGAAGATATAG
- the secE gene encoding preprotein translocase subunit SecE has product MVNRLTTYLKDSAEELKKVTWPTRNETTNYTLMVIGVSLAVSAFLYLLDMVFATGLSLLINRGL; this is encoded by the coding sequence ATGGTAAACCGCCTAACTACGTATCTTAAAGACTCGGCCGAAGAGCTGAAAAAGGTCACTTGGCCGACAAGGAACGAAACCACCAACTACACGCTTATGGTTATCGGTGTCAGCTTGGCTGTTTCCGCTTTTTTGTACTTGCTGGACATGGTCTTTGCCACCGGCCTGAGCCTCCTGATCAACCGAGGCCTCTAA
- the nusG gene encoding transcription termination/antitermination protein NusG, translated as MAKQVLNQGRRWYVIHTYSGYEENVAQSLRQRTESMDMEDKIFNILIPIEKKIKIKNGKRKTVEEKIFPGYVLVEMIVTDDSWYVVRNTPNVTGFIGTGTIPTPISDNEVKDLQKRMGVEEPKFTIDVSVDSPVKIVDGPFKNLEGKVTQVDEAKGKVKVLVSMFGRETPLELDFLQIKKI; from the coding sequence ATGGCTAAACAAGTCTTAAACCAAGGCCGTCGCTGGTACGTCATCCACACCTACTCTGGCTACGAAGAAAACGTCGCTCAGAGCTTGCGTCAAAGAACCGAGTCGATGGACATGGAGGACAAAATTTTCAATATCCTGATTCCGATCGAGAAGAAGATCAAGATCAAGAACGGCAAACGCAAGACCGTGGAAGAAAAAATCTTCCCTGGTTATGTCTTGGTGGAAATGATTGTGACTGATGATTCCTGGTATGTCGTGCGCAACACGCCGAACGTCACCGGCTTTATCGGCACCGGCACCATCCCAACCCCGATTTCCGACAACGAAGTCAAGGACCTGCAGAAACGCATGGGCGTCGAAGAGCCTAAATTCACCATCGACGTCTCGGTCGATTCTCCGGTCAAGATCGTCGACGGTCCTTTCAAGAACCTCGAAGGAAAAGTCACGCAAGTCGACGAAGCCAAGGGCAAGGTCAAGGTTTTGGTCTCGATGTTCGGACGCGAAACGCCTTTGGAACTGGACTTTTTACAGATCAAGAAGATTTAA
- the rplK gene encoding 50S ribosomal protein L11 — protein MAKKILAQIKLQIPAGQANPAPPVGPALGQHGVQIQAFCMQFNDATKDRMGEITPVVITVYDDRTFTFITKTPPAGELIKKFAGIKSGSKKAHIEKVGTLTTAQLREIATIKLQDLNTTSVDAAMKTIAGTARQMGVEIKD, from the coding sequence ATGGCTAAGAAAATATTAGCGCAGATCAAATTGCAGATCCCCGCTGGCCAGGCCAACCCTGCGCCTCCAGTCGGTCCTGCCCTGGGACAGCACGGCGTCCAGATCCAGGCTTTCTGCATGCAGTTCAACGATGCAACCAAGGATCGGATGGGCGAAATCACCCCGGTGGTGATCACCGTCTATGATGACCGCACTTTCACTTTCATCACCAAGACCCCGCCAGCAGGCGAGTTGATCAAGAAATTCGCTGGCATCAAGAGCGGTTCCAAGAAGGCTCATATCGAGAAGGTGGGCACCCTGACTACTGCGCAGCTCCGCGAGATCGCGACTATCAAGCTGCAGGACTTGAACACCACCAGCGTAGACGCCGCGATGAAGACCATCGCCGGCACTGCCCGCCAGATGGGAGTTGAAATCAAAGATTAA
- the rplA gene encoding 50S ribosomal protein L1 yields MTEAKEVKKTVKKSKKKAYEFDKAKAYPIAEAIEMAKKFSGTKFDSSIEVHLRLGIDTKKGDQQIRSAVSLPHGIGKTVKVAAFVSADKQADAKAAGADIVGGEELIEEIKKTEKTDFEVAIATPEMMRFLAPIAKILGTRGLMPSPKNETVTTDPAKAIAEIKKGKISFKNDDTANIHMPIGKVSFETVKLAENFQAVVDIIKKLKPAKAKGAYIKNVVICSTMGPGIKVSL; encoded by the coding sequence ATGACAGAAGCCAAAGAGGTCAAAAAGACCGTAAAAAAATCCAAGAAGAAGGCCTACGAATTCGACAAGGCCAAAGCTTATCCGATCGCTGAAGCGATCGAGATGGCCAAGAAGTTCTCTGGCACCAAGTTCGATTCATCGATCGAGGTCCACTTGCGCTTAGGCATCGACACCAAGAAGGGTGACCAGCAGATCCGTTCCGCTGTCAGCCTCCCACATGGTATCGGTAAGACCGTCAAGGTGGCTGCCTTCGTCAGCGCTGACAAGCAGGCTGACGCCAAAGCTGCTGGTGCCGATATCGTCGGTGGCGAAGAGCTGATCGAAGAGATCAAGAAGACCGAGAAGACCGATTTCGAAGTCGCCATCGCTACTCCGGAAATGATGCGCTTCCTGGCTCCGATCGCCAAGATCCTCGGCACCCGCGGTCTGATGCCTTCACCGAAGAACGAAACCGTCACCACCGACCCAGCCAAAGCCATTGCCGAAATCAAGAAAGGCAAGATCAGCTTCAAGAACGACGACACCGCCAACATCCACATGCCGATCGGCAAAGTCTCTTTCGAGACCGTCAAGCTGGCTGAGAATTTCCAGGCCGTTGTCGATATCATCAAGAAGTTGAAGCCGGCCAAGGCCAAAGGCGCCTACATCAAGAATGTGGTCATCTGCTCGACCATGGGTCCTGGCATCAAAGTTTCTCTCTAG
- a CDS encoding slipin family protein, whose amino-acid sequence MGYTILFLVFVFLVLPGFRVVQQYEKGVVFLLGKITGIKEPGLTWIIPYISWMRQIDLRTITMPIPPQKIITKDNVSVDVSAVAYYKVVDPIKSIVSIENVMSAINQISQTTVRNIVGRFQLDEILSERDVINGEIRKVLDTHTETWGVVVSVVEIKDIELPENMQRAMAKQAEAEREKRAKIIAAEGELLASQKLGEAADVIAAHPIALQLRNLQTMAEISIEKNSTIIFPAQLMSSVEDMKRFVAKEQK is encoded by the coding sequence ATGGGTTACACAATCCTCTTTCTGGTCTTCGTCTTCTTGGTCCTGCCGGGCTTCCGCGTCGTCCAGCAGTATGAGAAAGGCGTAGTCTTCCTCTTGGGCAAAATTACCGGCATCAAGGAGCCAGGACTCACCTGGATCATTCCCTACATTTCCTGGATGCGCCAAATCGATCTCCGCACGATCACCATGCCCATACCGCCGCAGAAGATCATTACCAAGGACAATGTCTCGGTCGACGTGTCGGCCGTCGCCTATTACAAAGTAGTCGACCCCATCAAAAGCATCGTGTCCATCGAGAACGTCATGAGCGCTATCAATCAGATATCGCAAACGACTGTCAGAAACATCGTCGGCCGTTTCCAGCTTGATGAGATCCTGTCAGAGCGCGATGTCATCAACGGAGAAATACGCAAAGTGCTCGACACCCACACAGAAACCTGGGGCGTGGTCGTTTCGGTCGTCGAGATCAAGGATATCGAACTGCCGGAGAACATGCAGCGTGCCATGGCCAAACAGGCCGAGGCCGAACGCGAGAAGCGCGCCAAGATTATCGCCGCCGAAGGCGAGCTGTTAGCCTCGCAGAAGCTCGGCGAAGCTGCCGACGTCATCGCCGCCCATCCTATCGCCCTGCAGCTCCGCAATCTTCAGACCATGGCCGAAATCAGCATCGAGAAGAACTCTACCATCATCTTCCCTGCCCAGCTCATGAGCTCGGTTGAAGACATGAAAAGATTCGTTGCCAAGGAACAGAAATAA